One segment of Clostridium botulinum DNA contains the following:
- a CDS encoding methyl-accepting chemotaxis protein, protein MIVLKSNKKMNTIQKKLLVNITLMVLIPIIILGIMATMLTIKSNNKNFEFNSNTLSNIGENIISNEINYYKDILNSLTESNEFIDINKEYDSLRKEFKLLNQSDENILNIYFANTDGKIVQLLDNEIPANFDPRESEWYKKAEENKNEYLLQNPYVDIITNKNVITISKGVVNGDFKGAIAIDIDLGSLSQALSNIKYGQKGDTVVTDLTGKIVSSIDPNKIGTDEPLEYSTWDYISKNDNGLITIEHNKKTYKAYFMTSQETGWKIIVRVPNEEFRETERFFILLIGIAITILIIIISVFCLKISKSIGGNIKKIREGLDKAANGDFREEIVISTNDEFSILAQSFNDMKNHICNLIKDVDDSSNNVNNTSINLANMSEEVSASMLQVSETINEISRGTMESSSNLEDVSGKVENLSKQIDNISKITNNVNEMAMTTDNLSKQGIATVETVMQKSYETKISTEEVKDVVTEVSNSVIKIGAMNETISQITEQTNLLALNAAIEAARAGESGRGFAVVAEEIRKLAEQTSGSAKQIDEIIKDIKDKSILAAKTVSKTSDTVKGQEEAVQASQGIFTDILSAVENLSDSVKEIYEGVGYINTMKNGVVDQVQNLSAILEETAAGSEEVAASAQEVTRATDEFVDNSNNLRDLSNNLKDKLEKFEM, encoded by the coding sequence TTAATTCAAATACATTATCTAATATAGGGGAAAATATCATCTCTAATGAAATTAATTATTATAAAGACATACTAAATTCATTAACTGAATCAAATGAATTTATAGATATTAATAAAGAATATGATTCTTTAAGAAAAGAATTTAAATTATTAAATCAATCTGATGAAAACATATTAAACATATATTTTGCAAATACTGATGGTAAAATAGTTCAATTATTAGATAATGAAATACCGGCAAACTTTGATCCACGAGAAAGTGAGTGGTATAAAAAAGCTGAAGAAAATAAAAATGAATATTTACTTCAAAATCCATATGTAGATATAATAACGAATAAAAATGTTATAACAATATCAAAAGGTGTTGTGAATGGAGATTTTAAAGGAGCAATAGCAATAGATATAGATTTAGGATCTTTGTCACAAGCATTGTCTAATATAAAATATGGACAAAAAGGGGATACTGTGGTTACGGATTTAACAGGAAAAATAGTATCATCTATTGATCCAAATAAAATCGGTACAGATGAACCACTTGAATATAGTACTTGGGACTATATAAGTAAGAATGATAATGGATTAATAACAATAGAACATAATAAGAAAACTTATAAAGCATATTTTATGACATCACAAGAAACTGGATGGAAAATAATAGTTAGAGTGCCTAATGAGGAATTTAGGGAAACAGAAAGATTCTTTATTTTATTAATTGGTATTGCTATAACAATATTAATAATAATTATTTCTGTATTTTGTTTGAAAATTTCAAAGAGTATTGGCGGAAATATTAAGAAGATAAGAGAAGGTCTTGATAAAGCAGCAAATGGTGATTTTAGAGAAGAAATAGTTATAAGTACTAATGATGAATTTTCCATATTAGCTCAAAGTTTTAACGATATGAAGAATCATATATGTAATTTAATTAAGGATGTAGATGATTCATCTAATAATGTGAATAACACTTCTATAAATTTAGCAAATATGAGTGAAGAAGTATCAGCATCTATGTTACAAGTGAGTGAAACGATAAATGAGATATCGAGAGGAACAATGGAATCTTCAAGTAATCTTGAAGATGTATCTGGTAAGGTTGAAAATTTATCAAAGCAAATAGATAATATATCAAAAATCACAAATAATGTTAATGAAATGGCAATGACAACAGATAATTTAAGTAAGCAAGGGATCGCTACTGTAGAAACTGTAATGCAAAAATCTTATGAAACTAAAATAAGCACAGAAGAAGTTAAAGATGTAGTTACTGAGGTTTCTAATAGCGTAATAAAAATAGGTGCTATGAACGAGACTATAAGCCAAATAACAGAACAAACTAACTTACTTGCTTTAAATGCTGCAATAGAGGCTGCCAGAGCAGGAGAATCAGGAAGAGGTTTTGCTGTTGTAGCTGAAGAAATAAGAAAGCTAGCTGAACAAACATCAGGATCAGCTAAACAAATAGATGAAATAATAAAAGATATAAAAGATAAATCTATATTGGCAGCTAAAACAGTGTCTAAAACGAGTGATACAGTAAAAGGACAAGAAGAAGCTGTACAAGCATCTCAAGGAATATTTACAGATATATTATCAGCAGTAGAAAATTTATCAGATAGTGTAAAAGAAATATATGAAGGTGTAGGATATATTAATACAATGAAAAATGGGGTTGTAGATCAAGTACAAAATCTATCAGCTATACTTGAAGAAACAGCAGCAGGTTCAGAAGAAGTAGCGGCTTCAGCGCAAGAAGTTACAAGAGCAACAGATGAATTTGTAGATAATTCAAATAACTTAAGAGATCTGTCAAATAACCTTAAAGATAAATTAGAAAAGTTTGAAATGTAA